In Desulfosediminicola ganghwensis, a single window of DNA contains:
- a CDS encoding glycosyltransferase family 39 protein — protein sequence MSMRVFFRQPGTMIATLMMCQLALTLYLSFTLNIWVDEYFSLFATEGSMRRAIWQSIHFDSQPPLYYFLLNLWRMGDSSVLFARLFSVISVALATYIIYLLACRLWGQSKVLPFFPILVLNPYLIWAASEIRLYGFLLLECALLMYFFHKAFLHDDRQHATRDRLAFFALSLAILYTQYYAGFLLLAGAFALMVLGRWQELKVYIVGMLVVGILFLPMIGVLSDQVREVSHTASAAVSAPGLTESVKHVCWLLQGLLFPDNGIAGWAAVKDWIVLLLVLYLVYLLVRHKSCVITLPNMYLLTLLFVLAGSFTLICWKLGMYYTQRRHLAILFFPLLGLWLGYLCSIKQRWLGWLLLAICMATYANALMYKYVPPVKYGDWERVAGHISSSSHYNAPILVFRNTGALPFSTYFKPTANIIPVPNAFGLDHFDAQSPVLKSEQLLIEMAEKLDKSSNHFWLLTYATGSWLGVDIGARFVEQFVETHCTVIEQKKFVGTKVRLVRYNQAR from the coding sequence ATGTCTATGAGAGTCTTTTTCCGACAACCGGGAACGATGATCGCTACGCTCATGATGTGTCAGTTAGCGCTGACACTGTATCTATCTTTCACGCTCAACATATGGGTTGACGAATACTTTTCATTATTTGCCACCGAAGGCTCAATGAGAAGAGCCATCTGGCAATCTATTCACTTTGACTCTCAACCGCCGCTCTACTATTTTCTGTTGAACTTGTGGCGAATGGGTGACAGTTCCGTACTATTTGCCCGGCTATTTTCCGTCATAAGTGTAGCTCTGGCCACATATATCATCTACCTTCTCGCCTGCCGCTTGTGGGGGCAGTCTAAGGTTCTGCCGTTCTTCCCAATCCTTGTACTAAACCCTTACTTGATCTGGGCAGCGAGCGAGATCCGACTCTACGGTTTCCTTTTATTGGAATGCGCGCTGTTGATGTACTTTTTCCATAAAGCTTTTTTACATGATGATCGGCAGCACGCCACAAGGGACCGACTGGCCTTCTTTGCTTTGTCCCTGGCAATACTCTATACACAATATTATGCAGGATTTCTTCTGTTGGCCGGTGCTTTCGCATTAATGGTGCTGGGGCGTTGGCAGGAGTTAAAGGTGTATATTGTTGGTATGCTGGTGGTTGGCATTCTCTTTCTGCCGATGATAGGCGTGCTCTCCGACCAGGTGCGCGAGGTCAGTCATACTGCCTCAGCAGCTGTTTCAGCACCGGGACTTACGGAAAGCGTGAAGCATGTGTGCTGGCTGCTTCAGGGATTGCTGTTTCCCGACAACGGAATTGCTGGTTGGGCGGCCGTGAAGGATTGGATCGTTCTGCTGTTGGTGCTGTATCTGGTTTATCTGCTTGTGCGACACAAATCTTGTGTAATCACGCTTCCAAATATGTATTTGCTCACACTTTTGTTCGTACTAGCAGGCAGCTTCACCCTTATCTGCTGGAAACTTGGTATGTATTATACCCAGCGGCGTCATCTGGCCATACTGTTCTTTCCGCTTCTTGGTCTGTGGCTTGGTTATCTCTGCTCGATCAAGCAAAGGTGGCTTGGTTGGCTGCTTCTGGCAATATGCATGGCCACTTATGCGAATGCTCTCATGTATAAGTATGTACCTCCGGTAAAGTACGGAGATTGGGAGCGGGTCGCCGGGCATATTTCCAGCTCAAGTCATTATAATGCCCCCATTCTGGTTTTTCGAAATACAGGCGCCTTGCCGTTCTCCACTTATTTCAAACCGACTGCCAATATCATTCCTGTACCGAATGCATTCGGCTTGGATCATTTTGATGCTCAATCTCCTGTTCTCAAGAGTGAACAATTACTTATCGAAATGGCAGAGAAGCTTGATAAATCTTCAAATCATTTCTGGCTGTTGACCTATGCAACTGGTTCTTGGCTCGGGGTTGATATCGGCGCGCGGTTTGTTGAACAATTTGTCGAAACACATTGCACAGTTATTGAGCAAAAGAAATTTGTTGGTACCAAGGTTCGTCTTGTCAGGTACAATCAGGCTCGTTAA
- a CDS encoding lipopolysaccharide biosynthesis protein yields the protein MNIPRTLFISSVARTLFLIFNIVVSFIMMPFIVGQLGDHWYGIWVILGSFASYYYILDFGLAFAVTRYVTTSIEKQKYEQANIIINTSLVIYSLIAVLILVVAAIIAFFTTVFVASPEELRLIRIIIVVMGLNMALEFPFKAFAGIIQAYLRYDLLTYSHFISFSLRTMAVLYFLSHGYGILTLSIISLFSNQLCNVMFFFVAKHLFKKLKIDIRLFRKSEVKELFTYSIWAFLTQIANQMRFRVDSLVIGGILSASAVTHYFIGARLVEYFRTLVYKATNMMTPVFTKYHARNDKAAIREKLLFVTRINTILAIFGGGIIIIVGKAFIIKWMGTDYTDAYPVLITLMLAIMVQIIVNPLDNLLYAINRHRFLAILNSVEGVVNLMLSLILIHRYGILGVAVATAIPLLVARIFFVPVYACRQIDLPLWKYLTSLGNIIGFSVFYLAITYWLSQARLTVPSYLDIMAITTVAGIIYISIIPFLFFSRKERNLLLSMVRR from the coding sequence ATGAATATTCCCCGAACACTCTTTATCAGCTCGGTTGCGAGAACCCTCTTTTTGATCTTCAATATTGTCGTGTCATTTATCATGATGCCGTTCATCGTGGGCCAGTTGGGGGACCATTGGTACGGTATCTGGGTTATTCTCGGTAGTTTCGCCAGTTACTATTATATTCTCGATTTCGGTCTGGCTTTTGCCGTCACCCGGTATGTCACGACCTCCATTGAAAAACAGAAATACGAGCAAGCCAACATCATTATCAATACCTCTTTGGTGATTTATAGCCTTATAGCAGTATTGATCCTGGTTGTAGCGGCTATCATTGCATTCTTTACCACTGTGTTTGTTGCCTCGCCCGAGGAATTGCGTCTGATCAGGATAATTATCGTGGTCATGGGCCTCAACATGGCCCTTGAGTTTCCCTTCAAGGCCTTTGCTGGAATCATTCAGGCCTACCTCCGCTATGATCTACTTACCTATTCCCACTTCATTTCCTTTAGTTTAAGAACAATGGCTGTGTTGTATTTTCTTAGCCACGGCTATGGCATTCTGACCTTATCTATAATCTCTCTTTTTTCCAACCAGCTCTGTAATGTCATGTTCTTTTTCGTGGCAAAGCATTTGTTCAAAAAACTAAAAATCGATATCCGACTTTTCCGAAAATCCGAAGTAAAAGAACTCTTTACCTATAGTATTTGGGCCTTCTTGACCCAGATAGCCAATCAAATGCGGTTCCGTGTTGATTCATTGGTTATTGGAGGTATCCTTTCAGCCTCAGCTGTGACCCACTATTTTATTGGTGCCCGTTTGGTGGAATACTTTCGGACCTTGGTTTATAAGGCTACCAATATGATGACCCCCGTGTTCACCAAATATCACGCGCGAAACGACAAGGCCGCTATTCGGGAAAAATTGTTGTTTGTCACTCGCATCAACACCATTCTTGCCATTTTCGGAGGAGGGATAATCATCATTGTAGGCAAGGCATTCATTATCAAGTGGATGGGGACCGATTACACAGATGCCTATCCGGTACTCATAACTTTGATGCTCGCCATAATGGTGCAAATTATAGTAAATCCACTTGATAACCTGTTATATGCGATCAATCGCCATCGATTTCTGGCCATATTGAACAGTGTTGAAGGTGTCGTGAATCTCATGTTAAGTCTTATCCTCATCCATCGATATGGGATTTTAGGGGTTGCTGTAGCTACTGCAATTCCACTGCTGGTAGCACGCATCTTTTTTGTTCCGGTGTACGCTTGCCGGCAAATTGACCTTCCGCTTTGGAAATATTTGACCAGTTTAGGTAACATCATCGGTTTTTCCGTTTTCTACCTTGCCATTACCTACTGGCTCTCACAGGCTCGGCTCACCGTGCCCAGCTATCTCGATATTATGGCAATTACCACAGTGGCAGGAATAATTTATATATCTATCATTCCCTTTCTCTTTTTTTCCCGGAAGGAAAGGAACCTGCTTCTTAGTATGGTTAGACGATAG
- the wecB gene encoding non-hydrolyzing UDP-N-acetylglucosamine 2-epimerase gives MNVVTIIGARPQFIKASVVNSEIRKRSENRDLGHNREIIVHTGQHYDYNMSRVFFDELDIPEPHYHLEVGSGSHGSMTARMMSKIEEVLNVEHPDWVLVYGDTNSTLAGAIVAAKMHIPIAHVEAGLRSFNKRMPEELNRVLTDHMSEALFTPTEIATANLVREGITEGVILTGDVMFDAFLQFKEKAAARSRILDTLDLSSGSYCLATVHRQENTDDCRRLTNIFSALKELSYGGQQIVLPLHPRTRKALEQNNICIDDNTGIRVIEAVGYLDMIHLEANAGLICTDSGGVQKEAYFAGVPCITLRDETEWVETVEAGANILAGAEKQAILNACTLARNTNVTVQPGLYGDGDAAAKIVDSFDAKH, from the coding sequence GTGAATGTCGTCACGATCATAGGAGCACGCCCTCAATTCATCAAGGCTTCGGTGGTCAACTCTGAAATCAGGAAAAGATCTGAAAATCGCGACCTAGGTCATAATCGAGAGATCATAGTTCACACCGGCCAGCACTACGATTACAACATGAGTCGGGTGTTTTTTGACGAGCTGGACATACCGGAACCTCACTATCATCTGGAGGTAGGATCCGGCAGTCATGGGAGCATGACTGCCCGGATGATGAGCAAAATCGAGGAAGTCCTGAACGTTGAGCATCCGGACTGGGTTCTTGTCTACGGCGACACAAACTCAACGCTTGCCGGTGCGATAGTGGCCGCAAAAATGCACATCCCTATTGCTCATGTCGAGGCTGGCTTACGAAGCTTTAACAAACGAATGCCGGAAGAACTCAATAGGGTCCTAACTGATCATATGTCCGAGGCCCTCTTTACTCCGACAGAAATCGCAACAGCCAATCTCGTAAGGGAGGGAATTACCGAGGGAGTTATATTAACCGGCGATGTGATGTTCGATGCCTTCCTGCAATTCAAAGAGAAGGCGGCCGCTCGCTCCCGGATTCTAGATACACTTGACCTGTCCTCCGGCTCGTATTGCCTTGCCACCGTCCATCGTCAGGAGAATACCGATGATTGCCGGAGACTCACCAACATTTTCAGCGCACTCAAAGAGCTCTCGTATGGTGGACAGCAGATAGTACTGCCGCTGCACCCTCGCACTCGCAAGGCGTTAGAACAAAACAATATCTGCATTGATGACAATACAGGCATACGAGTGATAGAGGCGGTCGGGTATCTGGACATGATTCACCTGGAGGCAAATGCCGGCTTGATATGCACCGATTCGGGCGGGGTCCAAAAAGAGGCTTATTTCGCTGGCGTTCCTTGCATAACGCTCCGTGACGAAACCGAATGGGTTGAGACGGTGGAAGCGGGAGCAAATATTCTGGCCGGGGCGGAAAAGCAGGCCATCCTCAATGCCTGCACACTGGCTCGAAATACCAATGTGACAGTGCAGCCCGGTCTTTACGGCGACGGTGATGCAGCAGCCAAAATCGTTGATAGCTTTGATGCAAAACATTGA
- a CDS encoding Gfo/Idh/MocA family oxidoreductase: MDTISDYKLPSVAVIGTGYWGKNLVRNFHQLGALKLIYDKSVPVLSSLKEQYSGVDTCRSLNQVLEREDIQGIVIATPAETHFQVAHKALLAGKHVLIEKPLVLHEAEGIKLIKIAQDKGLTLMVGHLLQYHPAFIKLKDMVMSGDLGRVDYIYSNRLNFGKIRREENILWSFAPHDISMILSLSGEEPENIMTTGGYYLHQRIADVTTTHFGFASGLNAHIFVSWLHPFKEQKLVVVGERKMAVFDDTKPWPDKLLTYPHQMQWVNGFPTPEKAEAERVDIPQDEPLRRECIHFLECIATDKQPITDGYEGLRVLRILNASQRSLDEHGQKVRIDGTLVVRERRASDRLRNLSSMHTTTGDIQVHETAIIDEGVEISNGTKVWHFSHILSGSEVGEQCNIGQNVVIGPDVKIGKECKIQNNVSVYKGVTLEDGVFCGPSMVFTNITNPRAELSKMDQVKPTLIKQGATIGANATVVCGNVVGRYSFVGAGAVVTRKVPDHALVVGNPAKVIGWVCKCGERLAEDFACSFCNKKYDQTSEGLQLTAPDHLVVN; this comes from the coding sequence ATGGATACAATATCAGATTATAAACTACCTTCGGTGGCAGTTATCGGAACTGGATACTGGGGAAAAAATCTCGTCCGTAATTTTCACCAGCTCGGAGCGTTGAAGCTCATCTACGACAAGAGTGTGCCGGTACTCAGTTCACTCAAGGAGCAGTATAGTGGTGTAGACACCTGCCGCTCCTTAAACCAAGTGTTGGAGCGTGAAGATATCCAGGGCATAGTCATTGCCACTCCGGCTGAAACCCATTTTCAGGTGGCGCACAAAGCACTGCTCGCCGGCAAACATGTTCTTATTGAAAAACCGTTGGTATTACACGAAGCGGAAGGCATAAAACTTATAAAAATAGCGCAAGACAAGGGGCTCACCCTCATGGTCGGCCACCTTTTGCAATACCATCCAGCCTTTATCAAACTCAAAGACATGGTTATGTCCGGCGATTTGGGACGCGTGGATTACATTTATTCCAACCGGCTTAATTTTGGCAAAATTCGTCGTGAAGAGAACATCCTCTGGTCATTTGCACCGCACGATATATCTATGATTCTATCGTTGTCAGGAGAGGAACCGGAAAACATCATGACAACAGGCGGATATTACCTGCATCAACGTATTGCCGATGTCACGACAACTCATTTCGGATTTGCCAGCGGCCTGAATGCTCACATTTTTGTATCCTGGCTCCACCCTTTTAAGGAGCAGAAGCTGGTGGTTGTAGGCGAAAGGAAGATGGCGGTGTTTGACGACACCAAGCCCTGGCCTGACAAACTTCTCACCTACCCCCATCAGATGCAATGGGTAAATGGATTTCCCACACCGGAAAAAGCGGAAGCGGAACGGGTGGATATTCCGCAGGATGAACCATTGCGTCGTGAGTGCATCCACTTTCTGGAATGTATTGCCACCGACAAACAGCCGATTACTGATGGGTACGAAGGGCTTCGGGTATTACGTATTCTGAACGCAAGTCAACGCTCACTGGATGAGCATGGGCAAAAGGTACGTATAGACGGCACGCTGGTGGTAAGAGAACGCAGAGCCTCCGACCGGCTACGAAACCTTTCCTCCATGCACACCACAACTGGCGATATCCAGGTCCATGAAACAGCTATCATCGATGAGGGGGTCGAGATAAGCAACGGAACAAAAGTATGGCATTTTTCCCATATACTATCTGGATCAGAAGTTGGCGAACAGTGCAATATCGGACAAAATGTGGTGATCGGCCCTGATGTCAAAATAGGAAAAGAATGCAAAATTCAGAACAACGTATCCGTCTACAAAGGAGTCACTCTCGAAGACGGTGTATTTTGTGGACCTTCCATGGTCTTTACCAACATTACCAATCCTCGGGCCGAACTCTCCAAAATGGATCAGGTAAAACCCACATTGATCAAGCAGGGGGCGACCATAGGCGCCAATGCTACCGTCGTCTGCGGTAACGTCGTTGGTCGCTACAGTTTTGTCGGGGCAGGTGCGGTGGTCACTCGTAAAGTCCCTGATCACGCTCTGGTTGTCGGCAATCCTGCCAAGGTAATCGGGTGGGTGTGCAAATGCGGCGAAAGACTTGCTGAAGATTTCGCATGCAGTTTCTGTAACAAAAAATACGATCAAACGTCAGAAGGGTTACAACTCACGGCGCCTGATCATCTTGTCGTTAATTAG
- a CDS encoding NAD-dependent epimerase/dehydratase family protein: MKRVLITGVAGMIGSHLLDALLEKNTYSVIGVDNFSYGKKANIRHHLQNPRFTFYRVDISDFETLKILTRDVDTIVHLAAVKKIGEADSSMDTLRVNEHGTRNILEVARMWGCKVFFASTSDVYGMSPDLPFREDGDLLLGPSMIKRWSYAVSKLYSEQMAFAYYKDYGVPIVVIRYFGGFSPRSSFSWSGGHIPIFVDAVLKDREVPIHGDGSQSRSMAYVDDLISGSLQAMENEKAVGEIINLGNDEELSVLESARLIHEIAETGLELKLKFIPMEEVFGKKYKDILRRRPDLTKAKRLLDYEPRITMREAIRKTIDVRRRDLETTAAYVA; this comes from the coding sequence ATGAAACGTGTATTGATAACCGGTGTTGCCGGAATGATCGGTTCACATCTGCTGGATGCTCTTTTAGAGAAAAACACATATAGCGTTATCGGTGTTGACAATTTTTCCTATGGGAAAAAAGCCAATATCAGACACCACCTCCAAAACCCTCGTTTTACGTTTTATCGAGTAGACATAAGCGACTTCGAGACACTCAAGATTCTTACTCGCGACGTTGACACAATTGTTCATCTGGCTGCGGTGAAAAAAATAGGTGAGGCTGACTCCAGCATGGATACGTTGAGGGTCAATGAACACGGCACGAGAAATATCTTGGAGGTCGCCCGGATGTGGGGATGCAAGGTGTTTTTTGCATCGACGTCGGATGTATACGGTATGTCCCCGGACCTCCCATTTCGCGAAGACGGTGATTTGCTGCTTGGCCCTAGCATGATCAAACGCTGGAGTTACGCTGTTTCAAAACTTTACAGTGAGCAAATGGCTTTCGCATATTACAAGGATTACGGGGTACCCATAGTGGTCATTCGTTATTTTGGCGGATTCAGTCCGCGGTCCAGTTTCTCCTGGTCCGGAGGCCACATCCCGATTTTTGTCGACGCGGTTTTAAAAGATCGGGAAGTTCCCATTCATGGTGATGGCTCACAATCGAGGTCTATGGCATATGTCGACGACCTGATCAGTGGTTCGCTGCAGGCAATGGAAAATGAAAAAGCGGTTGGAGAGATAATCAACCTGGGAAATGATGAAGAGTTGAGTGTGCTGGAATCTGCCAGGCTCATTCATGAGATAGCGGAGACGGGTCTTGAACTGAAGCTCAAGTTTATTCCCATGGAGGAGGTTTTCGGTAAAAAATATAAGGATATTTTGCGCCGGCGACCTGATCTCACCAAAGCCAAGCGATTACTGGATTACGAGCCCAGGATAACTATGCGGGAAGCAATCAGGAAAACCATCGATGTCAGGCGCAGAGACCTGGAGACAACTGCCGCGTATGTCGCCTGA
- a CDS encoding NAD(P)/FAD-dependent oxidoreductase — MKVAVIGGGMMGLASAFYLSQRGYKVTLFEKEQEIGGLSKAEELIPGFSWDRFYHVILSTDSELLGFIDEIGLSLDVRFTETKTGFFTNGRLHSMSTTLEFLRFKPLSLWEKLRLGAGIFYASKIRNSSRLEKLYAKNWLITVFGRRIYEKIWDPLLRSKFGAAKDHASGSFIWSCITRYYGTREKTSKKEMMGVVRGGYCSILDSIKSRLLDNGVEVYQSRGIQKIVATASDHISLIDSTGHAHRFNKVLSTIPNPELIRLWPDMPNAYREKLGSVDYLRLICTNLVLKKSLSPYYVTNLTDPGFPFTGFIDATNIVPPATLNGNALIYLPRYLPPDDPYYQRSDKEVLEDFLAGVRRIFPAFSRDDIVATAIHREPFVQPIQKINYSQMVPSMTTPMKNLFLVNTTMIVNSTLNNNQVIKLARQAADLLAGQAGDD; from the coding sequence ATGAAGGTTGCGGTAATTGGTGGTGGAATGATGGGATTGGCAAGTGCCTTCTACTTGTCGCAACGGGGTTATAAGGTAACCCTTTTCGAAAAAGAACAGGAGATTGGCGGGCTCTCGAAAGCCGAGGAGTTGATTCCCGGTTTTAGCTGGGATCGTTTTTATCATGTTATCCTGTCAACAGATTCGGAGTTGCTGGGGTTTATCGATGAAATCGGTTTATCCCTCGACGTCCGTTTCACTGAAACGAAAACAGGTTTTTTTACCAACGGTCGGTTGCATTCGATGAGCACCACCCTTGAGTTCCTCCGATTCAAGCCCCTCTCCCTTTGGGAAAAGCTTCGATTGGGCGCCGGGATTTTCTATGCTTCGAAGATCCGCAATTCATCCAGGCTGGAGAAGCTGTATGCAAAAAACTGGCTGATCACGGTATTCGGGCGACGTATCTACGAGAAAATATGGGATCCGCTGCTGAGATCAAAGTTCGGTGCGGCCAAAGACCACGCCTCCGGCAGCTTTATCTGGTCATGTATTACCCGTTACTACGGCACCCGCGAGAAAACCTCAAAAAAGGAGATGATGGGAGTCGTCCGAGGTGGCTATTGTTCAATTCTTGACAGCATAAAGAGCCGGTTGCTTGACAACGGTGTGGAAGTCTACCAATCCAGGGGGATTCAGAAAATCGTCGCGACCGCAAGCGACCATATTTCTCTAATCGACAGTACCGGGCATGCTCATCGATTCAACAAAGTCTTGTCGACTATTCCAAACCCCGAGCTGATCCGGCTATGGCCTGACATGCCCAATGCGTATAGAGAAAAACTGGGTTCAGTGGACTATTTGCGCCTGATCTGCACCAACCTTGTGCTCAAGAAATCGTTGAGTCCGTATTACGTGACGAACTTGACGGATCCTGGCTTTCCATTTACCGGTTTTATCGATGCTACGAACATCGTTCCACCCGCAACACTTAACGGCAATGCATTGATTTACCTGCCGCGATATCTGCCTCCGGACGATCCCTACTATCAGCGCTCCGATAAAGAAGTCCTGGAGGATTTTCTCGCCGGAGTTCGCCGAATCTTTCCAGCCTTTTCCCGAGACGATATCGTCGCCACTGCCATTCATCGGGAACCGTTTGTTCAACCTATTCAAAAAATCAATTATTCCCAAATGGTGCCTAGCATGACGACACCGATGAAAAACCTGTTTTTGGTAAATACCACCATGATTGTCAATTCGACCCTCAACAACAACCAGGTTATCAAACTCGCCAGGCAGGCTGCCGACCTTCTTGCCGGCCAGGCAGGAGATGATTGA
- a CDS encoding glycosyltransferase family 2 protein, with protein MTTAESLSYDRSRNVNRKDEATNIPLLSVIVPGYNEAEIIEKNLEILHQYLCINEYRFHWELLVINDGSTDNTGELAERFAGHHANVRVLHHAVNFNLGQALRYAFNESQGAYVVTLDIDLSYAPEHIGAMFDAIVREHAKIVIASPYMEGGKVANVPRIRKFLSINANRFLSATSEEDLATLTGMVRIYDGTFLRNLSLRSMDVSIHAEILYKAILLGARIIEIPATLDWNPTNDQNFNRSSSMKIRKSIFAYLFSGFMFKPFIFFILPGLLFLLLSFYSTFWVFAHTFRNLPLVQHLGNSYATRLSAAVAEAFQQAPHTFIIAGIALMLAIQLVSLGVLSMQNKRYFEELFYLGTDIYKANKHAKSNHGSKYN; from the coding sequence ATGACCACTGCCGAAAGCCTGTCGTACGATCGCAGCAGAAATGTAAACAGGAAGGACGAGGCAACAAACATACCTCTGCTCAGTGTTATCGTCCCTGGATATAATGAAGCTGAAATAATCGAGAAAAATCTTGAAATCCTTCATCAATATCTGTGTATCAATGAGTATCGGTTCCACTGGGAACTCCTCGTCATCAATGATGGGAGTACAGACAACACCGGAGAACTGGCCGAACGTTTCGCCGGCCATCATGCCAATGTGCGCGTGCTGCACCACGCAGTCAATTTCAATCTGGGCCAGGCGCTGAGATACGCCTTCAACGAATCACAGGGCGCCTATGTCGTCACCCTGGATATTGACCTGAGCTATGCTCCTGAGCATATCGGCGCCATGTTCGACGCAATTGTGAGGGAACATGCGAAAATTGTCATCGCCTCGCCGTACATGGAAGGAGGGAAGGTTGCCAATGTTCCCAGGATCCGCAAATTCTTGAGTATCAACGCAAATAGATTCCTTTCAGCAACCTCGGAGGAGGATCTCGCCACCTTGACCGGCATGGTGCGAATCTATGATGGAACGTTTCTCAGGAACCTGAGCCTGAGGTCGATGGACGTTTCTATCCATGCCGAAATACTGTATAAAGCGATTCTGCTCGGCGCCCGTATCATCGAGATCCCTGCAACACTTGACTGGAATCCAACAAACGATCAGAATTTCAATAGAAGTTCGAGCATGAAAATCCGAAAGAGTATCTTTGCCTACCTCTTTTCCGGATTCATGTTCAAACCGTTTATTTTCTTCATCCTGCCCGGACTCCTTTTCCTGCTGCTCTCGTTCTATTCGACCTTCTGGGTCTTTGCACATACTTTTAGGAACCTGCCGCTGGTACAACACCTTGGCAATTCCTACGCTACCCGTTTGTCGGCAGCGGTAGCAGAGGCTTTTCAGCAGGCCCCCCATACCTTCATCATAGCAGGCATAGCGCTGATGCTTGCCATCCAGCTGGTAAGCCTTGGGGTACTCTCCATGCAAAACAAGAGATACTTTGAGGAACTGTTCTATCTAGGGACGGATATTTATAAGGCAAACAAACACGCCAAATCAAACCACGGTTCGAAATACAATTAG
- a CDS encoding EamA family transporter, with amino-acid sequence MKALSISCLLTSILMGAIGQVWIKKGLNSITDLNFANGVISSYFKIFLSSYVMLGLTLYASGVFFWLYGLSKVPLSFAFPFVSLSYVLVFFLSWFYLGEHISMLRWTGLCTICLGVFIVSMT; translated from the coding sequence ATGAAAGCATTATCGATTAGTTGCCTACTTACCAGTATCCTTATGGGAGCTATTGGTCAGGTTTGGATAAAAAAGGGTTTGAACAGTATTACCGATCTCAACTTTGCCAACGGCGTAATTAGCTCCTATTTCAAGATTTTTCTTTCCTCCTATGTTATGCTAGGCTTAACACTGTACGCATCGGGCGTTTTTTTCTGGCTCTATGGCCTTTCAAAGGTCCCACTGAGCTTTGCCTTCCCCTTCGTCAGTTTGAGCTATGTACTGGTGTTTTTCTTGAGCTGGTTTTATCTGGGCGAGCACATCTCCATGCTCCGATGGACAGGGCTCTGTACCATCTGCCTTGGGGTCTTTATCGTTAGCATGACCTGA
- a CDS encoding glycosyltransferase family 2 protein: MNALYYESIFFFSMFMIFYVYIGYPACIWVLSRLLGRHVNKTASEPRVSILIAAFNEEEHIGQTIANKLELNYPKDKMQIIVVSDDSTDRTDELVNSFPEENVTLLRQEPRAGKTSALNLAIPHANGDVLVFSDANSIYAADSLRHIMANFHDPQVGYVTGKMIYTNPDGTPIGDGCSAYMKYENFLRSLETQIGSVVGVDGGIDAMRKGLYRNMTPDQLPDFVQPLKVIEQGYRVVYEPEAILKESALSQSREEYQMRVRVSLRSLWALYDMRPLLFGKAGLVFAWQLWSHKLLRYLVFLFLLGALVTNSLLLTDAFIYKVVFVTQTACYAGGFFSLLFEKTRMQLNRLHFLHYFILLNTAAAHAAIKFILGKKQVMWTPRKG; the protein is encoded by the coding sequence ATGAACGCACTCTATTATGAAAGTATTTTTTTCTTCAGCATGTTCATGATATTCTATGTTTACATCGGTTATCCTGCGTGTATCTGGGTGCTCTCCAGACTCCTTGGGCGACACGTGAACAAGACCGCGAGCGAACCACGGGTCAGCATTCTCATAGCAGCTTTCAATGAAGAAGAGCATATCGGCCAAACTATAGCCAATAAGCTGGAGTTGAATTACCCAAAGGATAAAATGCAGATAATCGTTGTCTCAGACGATTCAACCGACAGGACAGATGAGCTTGTCAACAGCTTTCCTGAAGAAAACGTGACGCTCCTGCGCCAAGAACCTCGGGCCGGCAAGACATCGGCTCTCAATTTGGCAATTCCCCATGCCAATGGAGATGTCCTCGTTTTCTCGGATGCAAACTCGATCTACGCCGCCGATTCCCTGAGACATATCATGGCAAATTTTCATGACCCACAGGTAGGATATGTTACAGGAAAGATGATCTATACCAATCCGGACGGCACTCCAATCGGCGATGGCTGTTCGGCATATATGAAATATGAAAATTTCCTGCGTAGTCTGGAAACACAGATAGGCTCCGTGGTCGGCGTCGACGGTGGTATCGATGCCATGCGGAAGGGCCTGTATCGTAACATGACCCCGGATCAACTTCCGGATTTCGTACAACCTCTCAAAGTGATTGAACAGGGGTATCGAGTTGTCTATGAACCCGAGGCGATCTTGAAAGAATCAGCACTGTCACAATCCAGAGAAGAATATCAGATGAGAGTTCGGGTATCACTCCGCTCATTATGGGCTCTGTACGATATGCGCCCCCTTCTCTTCGGAAAAGCCGGTCTGGTCTTCGCCTGGCAGCTCTGGTCGCATAAGCTACTTCGATATCTAGTTTTTTTGTTTTTACTGGGAGCGCTTGTTACTAACAGCCTGCTTTTGACTGATGCATTCATCTACAAAGTAGTTTTCGTTACGCAAACAGCATGCTATGCAGGGGGCTTTTTCTCACTTCTGTTCGAAAAAACCAGGATGCAGCTTAACCGTTTACATTTTCTTCATTATTTTATTCTTTTGAATACTGCAGCAGCCCATGCTGCAATAAAATTCATATTAGGAAAAAAACAGGTTATGTGGACGCCTCGAAAAGGTTGA